Proteins from one Candidatus Sulfotelmatobacter sp. genomic window:
- a CDS encoding PhzF family phenazine biosynthesis protein has translation MASYRYRVVDVFTERAFEGNPLAVIPDARGLETAAMQRIAREFNLSETTFVFPPSGPLTVAHVRIFTPTMEMAFAGHPTIGTAWVLRDEQRIPITERFAFEEQVGPVPIRADADGMLWLTTPPITFGRVYKRAACARTLGLRDDDLLATVPPQFVSAGNPTVFIAVTDPAAVDRAKTERSLVAALHGSDEDPTCLFVFAATPRGAYSRMFAPELGVVEDPATGSATGPLAAYMMRHHLVDHRDGTRFVSEQGVRMGRPSALYVRVNGNYGEDGIDVGGTVAPFGEGTFVA, from the coding sequence ATGGCCAGCTACCGTTACCGCGTCGTCGACGTCTTCACCGAGCGCGCCTTCGAAGGCAACCCTCTCGCCGTAATCCCCGACGCGCGCGGGCTCGAGACGGCCGCCATGCAGCGCATCGCGCGCGAGTTCAACCTCTCGGAGACGACCTTCGTCTTCCCGCCGAGCGGCCCGCTGACGGTGGCGCACGTGCGCATCTTCACGCCGACGATGGAGATGGCGTTCGCCGGCCACCCGACGATCGGCACCGCGTGGGTGCTGCGCGACGAGCAGCGCATTCCGATCACCGAACGCTTCGCGTTCGAGGAACAGGTGGGGCCGGTGCCGATTCGCGCCGACGCGGACGGGATGCTGTGGCTGACCACGCCGCCGATCACCTTCGGCCGCGTCTACAAGCGCGCCGCGTGCGCGCGCACGCTCGGCCTGCGCGACGACGACCTGCTGGCGACGGTCCCGCCGCAGTTCGTGAGCGCCGGCAATCCGACGGTCTTCATCGCGGTGACGGACCCCGCCGCGGTCGACCGCGCGAAGACGGAACGTTCGCTGGTCGCCGCGCTGCACGGCTCGGACGAAGACCCGACCTGTCTGTTCGTGTTCGCGGCGACGCCGCGCGGCGCGTACTCGCGCATGTTCGCGCCGGAGCTGGGCGTCGTCGAAGACCCCGCCACCGGCAGCGCGACCGGACCGCTGGCCGCCTACATGATGCGGCACCATCTCGTCGATCACCGGGACGGCACGCGCTTCGTGAGCGAGCAGGGCGTCCGCATGGGCCGCCCGAGCGCGCTCTACGTGCGCGTGAACGGCAACTACGGCGAGGACGGAATCGACGTCGGCGGTACCGTCGCGCCGTTCGGCGAGGGCACCTTCGTCGCGTAG
- a CDS encoding alpha/beta hydrolase, producing MLHGFPSSSRMFEQLIPGLGDAFWVIAPDHLGFGHSDAPPAYRFAYTFDRLAAIAEHWTQAVGLRRYTLFVQDYGGPIGMRLAVAHPDRLQALIVQNAVSHEAGLGPLWDQRRAFWRDRAANEAALRENLLSLAATKQRHIGSTPHPERYSPDLWVDEYRFLTQPGMIDIQSDLFYDYRTNVASYPAWQEFLRATQPPLLVVWGRYDPSFQTAGALAYRDDVPGAQVHLLDAGHFALDEAADEITALTRTFLAQVNAAR from the coding sequence CTGCTGCACGGCTTTCCGTCGTCCTCGCGCATGTTCGAACAGCTCATCCCCGGCCTGGGCGACGCGTTCTGGGTGATCGCGCCCGATCACCTGGGCTTCGGGCACTCCGACGCGCCGCCCGCCTACCGATTCGCGTACACGTTCGATCGGCTGGCCGCGATCGCCGAGCACTGGACGCAAGCCGTCGGCTTGCGGCGCTACACGCTCTTCGTCCAAGATTACGGCGGACCGATCGGCATGCGGCTGGCCGTCGCGCATCCCGACCGGCTGCAAGCGCTGATCGTGCAGAACGCCGTCTCGCACGAAGCCGGGCTGGGCCCGCTGTGGGACCAGCGGCGCGCGTTCTGGCGCGACCGCGCGGCCAACGAAGCCGCCTTGCGCGAGAACCTGCTCTCGCTCGCGGCGACGAAGCAGCGCCACATCGGCAGCACCCCGCATCCCGAGCGCTACAGCCCGGACCTGTGGGTCGACGAGTACCGGTTTCTCACCCAGCCGGGCATGATCGACATCCAGAGCGACCTGTTCTACGACTACCGCACCAACGTCGCGTCGTATCCGGCGTGGCAAGAGTTCTTGCGCGCGACGCAGCCGCCGCTGCTGGTCGTGTGGGGCCGCTACGATCCCTCGTTCCAGACGGCCGGCGCGCTGGCATATCGCGACGACGTTCCCGGCGCCCAGGTGCACCTGCTCGACGCCGGCCACTTCGCGCTCGACGAAGCGGCCGACGAGATCACCGCGCTGACGCGAACGTTCCTCGCACAGGTGAACGCCGCGCGCTGA
- a CDS encoding ABC transporter permease, translating to MNGSLAAIVGLLALTLVKATPLIYAALGGVLSERSGVVNIGLEGILIAGAFTGVVVSGATGSPLLGALAGVIAGALLAALLAYAATRLAVDQIVAGTGLNIAALAAAAFGLVLVYHQPGASREVPALGQRGEDVLIVLALVAAVALHVVLARTPWGLRVRACGEDPGAAESAGIDALRTRFTAVVIGGAIAALGGVFLSLAELDLYSDGMTAGRGFIALAAVIFGRWTPLGATGAAIFFGFFAALQFSLQRAGVPSEVMQALPYLAALIALAGFAGRVRAPKSDGVPYVRP from the coding sequence GTGAACGGCTCGCTGGCCGCGATCGTCGGCCTGCTGGCGCTCACGCTGGTCAAGGCGACGCCGCTGATCTACGCGGCGCTCGGCGGCGTGCTCAGCGAGCGCTCGGGCGTGGTCAACATCGGGCTCGAAGGGATCCTGATCGCCGGCGCGTTCACCGGCGTCGTCGTCAGCGGCGCGACCGGCAGCCCGCTGCTCGGCGCGCTGGCCGGCGTGATCGCCGGCGCGCTCTTGGCCGCGCTGTTGGCCTATGCCGCGACCCGCTTGGCCGTCGACCAGATCGTGGCCGGGACCGGGCTCAACATCGCGGCCCTGGCGGCGGCGGCGTTCGGGCTCGTGCTGGTCTACCATCAGCCGGGCGCCTCACGCGAAGTGCCCGCGCTCGGCCAGCGCGGCGAAGACGTGCTGATCGTGCTGGCGCTGGTGGCCGCGGTCGCGCTGCACGTCGTGCTGGCGCGCACCCCATGGGGCCTGCGGGTGCGGGCCTGCGGCGAGGACCCCGGCGCGGCCGAATCGGCCGGGATCGACGCGCTGCGCACGCGCTTCACGGCGGTCGTGATCGGCGGGGCGATCGCGGCGCTGGGCGGCGTCTTCCTCTCGCTCGCCGAGCTCGATCTCTACTCCGACGGGATGACCGCCGGGCGCGGCTTCATCGCGCTGGCGGCCGTCATCTTCGGCCGCTGGACGCCGCTGGGCGCGACCGGCGCGGCGATCTTCTTCGGGTTTTTCGCGGCGCTGCAGTTCTCGTTGCAGCGCGCCGGCGTGCCCAGCGAGGTGATGCAGGCGCTCCCCTATCTCGCCGCGCTGATCGCGCTGGCGGGCTTCGCCGGACGCGTGCGCGCGCCGAAGTCCGACGGCGTTCCGTACGTCCGACCGTAA
- a CDS encoding MATE family efflux transporter, with translation MPEPTARQAAMLHGPIAKTILALAGPTVAVLVIQTAVGVAETFYVGFLGTDALAGVAVVFPVLMLMTMASNGGIGGGVASAVARALGAGRRADADALATHAIAIALLFGALFTALALGCGPAIYGALGAHGPALHAALTYSTFVFIGAIANWTVNLASSALRGAGNVRVPATVNLVAACVLIPLSPAFIFGIGPVPRLGIAGAGIAVTLYYLAAALWLLRYLAGGRGGVTLRLVPLRGRPFWDILRVGLPSALGSVQTNLTVALVTGAVGLFGTDALAGYGMASRLDYVLIPLLFGLGTAVVTMVGTNVGAHQHARARRIAWTGALIGALGTEAIGLAAALAPWAWLELFSRDPRVVALGTLYLRTVGPVYGATGFGLLLYFAGQGAGRVVWLVLAGTARLLIAAGLGWYAVGALHAGLGTLFAIVGLASVTYATVSAIVMLRMPWGAPESVANLPPWPATVTASSTSSPSAPSKATLSP, from the coding sequence ATGCCCGAACCGACCGCGCGTCAAGCGGCGATGCTGCACGGGCCCATCGCCAAGACGATCCTGGCGCTGGCCGGTCCGACCGTTGCGGTGCTGGTGATCCAGACCGCTGTCGGCGTCGCCGAGACGTTCTACGTCGGCTTCCTGGGCACGGACGCGCTGGCCGGCGTCGCCGTCGTCTTCCCGGTGCTGATGCTGATGACGATGGCCTCCAACGGCGGGATCGGCGGCGGCGTCGCGTCGGCGGTCGCGCGCGCGCTGGGCGCCGGACGGCGCGCCGACGCCGACGCGCTGGCGACGCACGCGATCGCGATCGCGCTGCTCTTCGGCGCGCTCTTCACCGCGCTCGCGCTCGGCTGCGGGCCCGCGATCTACGGCGCGCTCGGCGCGCACGGCCCCGCGCTGCACGCCGCGCTGACGTACTCGACCTTCGTCTTCATCGGCGCTATCGCCAACTGGACCGTCAACCTGGCCTCGTCCGCGCTGCGCGGCGCCGGCAACGTGCGCGTCCCCGCGACGGTCAACTTGGTGGCCGCGTGCGTGCTCATTCCGCTCTCGCCGGCCTTCATCTTCGGCATCGGCCCGGTGCCGCGGCTGGGCATCGCGGGTGCCGGCATCGCGGTGACGCTCTACTATCTCGCCGCGGCGCTGTGGCTGCTGCGCTACCTCGCCGGCGGCCGGGGCGGCGTCACGCTGCGGCTGGTGCCGCTGCGCGGACGCCCGTTCTGGGACATCCTGCGCGTCGGGTTGCCGTCGGCGCTCGGCTCGGTGCAGACGAACTTGACCGTGGCGTTGGTGACCGGGGCGGTCGGCCTGTTCGGCACCGATGCGCTGGCGGGGTACGGCATGGCCTCGCGGCTGGACTACGTGCTGATCCCGCTGCTGTTCGGCCTGGGGACGGCCGTCGTGACGATGGTCGGCACCAACGTCGGCGCGCACCAGCACGCACGCGCGCGGCGCATCGCGTGGACCGGCGCGCTGATCGGCGCGCTCGGTACCGAAGCGATCGGCTTGGCCGCCGCGCTGGCGCCGTGGGCCTGGCTCGAGCTGTTCAGCCGCGATCCGCGCGTCGTCGCGCTCGGCACGCTGTACCTGCGTACCGTCGGCCCGGTCTACGGCGCGACGGGCTTCGGCCTGTTGCTGTATTTCGCCGGCCAGGGCGCCGGACGCGTCGTCTGGCTCGTGCTGGCCGGCACCGCGCGGCTGCTGATCGCGGCGGGACTGGGGTGGTACGCGGTCGGCGCGCTGCACGCCGGACTGGGCACGCTGTTCGCGATCGTCGGCCTCGCGTCGGTGACCTACGCCACGGTCAGCGCGATCGTCATGCTGCGCATGCCGTGGGGCGCGCCCGAATCCGTCGCGAACCTCCCGCCATGGCCAGCTACCGTTACCGCGTCGTCGACGTCTTCACCGAGCGCGCCTTCGAAGGCAACCCTCTCGCCGTAA
- a CDS encoding branched-chain amino acid transaminase — MQLGDLTVYHNGRFMRYDDARIGLLTHGLQYGTGCFEGVRGFWNASEDELYLLELDAHFERLEQSARILLAKLPHAVAELSALTVELCARNEFRGDVYVRPFAYKANEDVGVRLHDVKDGFAIVALPFERYFDAQRGLRCGVSAWRRIDDTMAPARGKITGIYVNSALAKSDAILSGFDEAIMLSAEGHVCEGSAENIFVARKGVLYTPDPSQNILEGVTRRIVITLAREELGLEICERAIDRSELYIADEVFITGSAAGVQWIESIDHRTIGAGERGPIATKLIELYDRVVRGGVAKYRHWLTPTYATKVPSPNGATVPPTSIPSSP; from the coding sequence ATGCAGCTCGGTGACCTGACGGTCTACCACAACGGCCGGTTCATGCGCTACGACGACGCGCGGATCGGATTGTTGACCCACGGCCTGCAATACGGCACCGGCTGTTTCGAGGGCGTGCGCGGGTTCTGGAACGCGTCCGAGGACGAGCTGTACCTGCTCGAGCTGGACGCGCACTTCGAGCGCCTCGAGCAATCGGCGCGCATCCTCTTGGCGAAGCTGCCGCACGCGGTGGCGGAGCTCTCGGCGCTGACGGTCGAGCTGTGCGCGCGCAACGAGTTCCGCGGCGACGTCTACGTGCGCCCGTTCGCGTACAAGGCGAACGAGGACGTCGGCGTACGGCTGCACGACGTCAAGGACGGCTTCGCGATCGTCGCGCTGCCGTTCGAGCGCTACTTCGACGCCCAGCGCGGCCTGCGTTGCGGCGTGAGCGCGTGGCGCCGCATCGACGACACGATGGCGCCGGCGCGCGGCAAGATCACCGGCATCTACGTCAACAGCGCGCTGGCCAAGAGCGACGCGATCCTCTCCGGTTTCGACGAGGCGATCATGCTTTCGGCCGAAGGTCACGTCTGCGAAGGCTCGGCCGAGAACATCTTCGTCGCGCGCAAGGGCGTGCTCTACACGCCCGATCCTTCCCAGAACATCCTCGAAGGCGTCACCCGCCGCATCGTCATCACGCTGGCCCGCGAAGAGCTGGGGTTGGAGATCTGCGAGCGCGCGATCGACCGCAGCGAGCTGTACATCGCCGACGAGGTGTTCATCACCGGCAGCGCGGCCGGCGTGCAGTGGATCGAGTCGATCGACCACCGTACGATCGGTGCCGGCGAACGCGGTCCGATCGCGACCAAGCTGATCGAGCTCTACGACCGCGTCGTGCGCGGCGGCGTCGCGAAGTACCGCCACTGGCTGACGCCGACCTACGCGACGAAGGTGCCCTCGCCGAACGGCGCGACGGTACCGCCGACGTCGATTCCGTCCTCGCCGTAG
- a CDS encoding MarR family transcriptional regulator, which yields MSRRVNGDRAEGAAADPIDLRELRSCTAARLRRAARRVSQLYDDALEPAGVTIAQFGLLAQLEGSLAQSTTGIALGELAERMTTDPTTLTRNLRPLEARGLLRTAPDTQDRRVRRIRITPTGRAALRAAIPLWRRAQAQVEGALGSGDVGTLRALLERTAAASF from the coding sequence ATGTCACGCCGTGTCAACGGCGACCGCGCCGAGGGTGCGGCCGCCGATCCGATCGATCTGCGCGAGCTGCGAAGCTGCACCGCCGCTCGGTTGCGGCGCGCGGCGCGGCGCGTCTCGCAGCTCTACGACGACGCGCTCGAGCCCGCCGGCGTGACGATCGCGCAGTTCGGCCTGTTGGCGCAGCTGGAAGGCTCGCTGGCGCAGAGCACGACCGGGATCGCGCTGGGCGAGCTGGCCGAGCGCATGACGACCGATCCGACCACGCTGACCCGCAACCTGCGCCCGCTCGAAGCACGCGGTTTGTTGCGGACCGCGCCGGACACGCAGGACCGCCGCGTGCGCCGCATCCGCATCACGCCGACCGGCCGGGCGGCGTTGCGCGCCGCGATCCCGCTCTGGCGCCGCGCGCAAGCGCAGGTCGAAGGCGCGCTCGGCAGCGGCGACGTCGGCACGCTGCGCGCGCTGCTCGAGCGAACCGCCGCGGCGAGCTTCTAG
- the chrA gene encoding chromate efflux transporter, which yields MREVFVTFLRLGCSSFGGPIAHLAYFRRALVEERRWIDEAGYARIVAFCSVLPGPTSSQVGMLLGLVRGGPAGAFAAWLGFTAPSAILMGAIGIVLAATSADPPPWFGGLLDGLFAAAAAVVAQAVLGLARTLCPDRPTQTVGLGAAVVALALRPLPGLQWAPILLGALAGALWLHAGAPPAQALPLRVPRAVAAFAGALFLALIALTFLPPAPVFALLATLVRAGALVFGGGHVVLPLLQTTVTQGLISSKLFFAGYGAAQAMPGPLFTVASFLGAANSSPLHGALGALVATVTIFLPSYALLFALAPAWNRLAALPRAGGALRGANASVVGLLGAILYDPVLLSLGNGPPRIGIALAAFALVAVWRIAPWIVVLAAAFAGALLRA from the coding sequence GTGCGCGAGGTCTTCGTGACGTTCTTGCGACTGGGATGCTCGTCGTTCGGCGGCCCCATCGCTCATCTCGCCTACTTTCGACGCGCGTTGGTCGAAGAGCGGCGGTGGATCGACGAGGCGGGATACGCGCGAATCGTAGCCTTCTGCTCGGTCCTCCCGGGACCCACCTCCAGCCAGGTCGGCATGCTGCTGGGCCTGGTTCGCGGCGGTCCGGCGGGCGCGTTCGCTGCTTGGCTGGGCTTCACCGCGCCCTCGGCGATCCTGATGGGCGCGATCGGCATCGTGCTGGCGGCGACGTCCGCCGATCCGCCGCCGTGGTTCGGCGGCCTGCTCGACGGGCTGTTCGCCGCCGCGGCGGCGGTCGTCGCGCAGGCGGTGCTCGGCTTGGCCCGCACGCTGTGCCCCGATCGCCCGACCCAGACGGTCGGCCTGGGCGCGGCCGTCGTGGCCCTGGCGCTGCGCCCGCTCCCGGGCCTGCAGTGGGCGCCGATCCTGCTCGGCGCGCTGGCCGGCGCGCTGTGGCTGCACGCCGGCGCGCCGCCGGCGCAGGCCTTGCCGCTGCGCGTGCCGCGCGCCGTCGCCGCGTTCGCCGGCGCGCTGTTCCTCGCGCTGATCGCGCTGACGTTCCTTCCGCCCGCGCCGGTCTTCGCGCTGCTGGCGACGCTCGTGCGCGCCGGCGCGCTCGTGTTCGGCGGCGGCCACGTCGTGTTGCCGCTGCTGCAGACGACCGTGACGCAAGGGCTGATCTCGTCGAAGCTGTTCTTTGCCGGCTACGGCGCGGCGCAGGCGATGCCCGGACCGCTGTTCACCGTCGCCAGCTTCCTGGGCGCGGCCAACAGCTCGCCGCTGCACGGTGCGCTCGGCGCGCTCGTCGCGACGGTGACGATCTTCTTGCCCTCGTACGCGTTGCTGTTCGCGCTGGCGCCGGCCTGGAACCGTCTCGCCGCGCTGCCTCGGGCCGGCGGTGCGCTGCGCGGCGCGAACGCCAGCGTCGTCGGACTGCTCGGCGCGATCCTCTACGATCCGGTCCTGCTCTCGCTGGGCAACGGCCCGCCGCGCATCGGCATCGCCCTGGCTGCCTTCGCGCTGGTCGCCGTGTGGCGAATCGCACCCTGGATCGTCGTGCTGGCCGCGGCGTTCGCGGGCGCGCTGCTGCGGGCCTAG
- a CDS encoding serine hydrolase produces MFASCALFLPLVPSAPAGASAVPGPLAGFQAALNALTMRAPGHVAIEVQDVATGASTGINEFAEMPAASTIKIPVMVEVFRQLGLGRFDLNRVVHLEASDRDWGWGELCDARPGKGYPVSTLLSLMIDDSDNTATNMLIRLVGRQHINATMARLGLTHTRLSDFIRSNGPIRWALRSSPSDMTRLLAKMAKQQLLDPWSSRAMIAILERQHHNSLLPEPLPPSTPIAHKTGSLHDTLNDVGIVFPGTDAYVIAVMTTDLPDLDAGRSFIRGVSRMAYTALEHFSVWRASSEDLGFPAADATTAATPADLRMWAPTNPSSAAPADSVVPAGVPAPDEPEPDASPVASPAPQPT; encoded by the coding sequence TTGTTCGCGAGTTGCGCGCTGTTCTTGCCGCTGGTTCCGAGCGCACCGGCCGGCGCCAGCGCGGTCCCCGGACCGCTGGCCGGCTTTCAAGCGGCGCTCAACGCGCTCACGATGCGCGCGCCGGGCCACGTCGCGATCGAAGTCCAGGACGTGGCGACCGGGGCCAGCACCGGCATCAACGAGTTCGCCGAGATGCCGGCCGCCTCGACCATCAAGATCCCGGTCATGGTCGAAGTCTTCCGCCAACTGGGGCTGGGCCGCTTCGATTTGAACCGGGTCGTGCACCTCGAGGCGAGCGACCGTGACTGGGGCTGGGGCGAGCTGTGCGACGCGCGGCCCGGCAAAGGCTATCCGGTCTCGACGCTGCTCTCGCTGATGATCGACGACAGCGACAACACCGCGACCAACATGCTGATCCGCCTGGTCGGCCGCCAGCACATCAACGCGACCATGGCGCGGCTCGGGCTCACGCACACGCGGCTGTCGGACTTCATCCGTTCGAACGGCCCGATCCGCTGGGCGCTGCGCTCGAGCCCGTCCGACATGACGCGCCTGCTGGCGAAGATGGCCAAGCAGCAGCTGCTCGACCCGTGGTCGTCGCGCGCGATGATCGCGATCCTCGAACGCCAGCACCACAACAGCCTGCTGCCCGAACCGTTGCCGCCGAGCACGCCGATCGCGCACAAGACCGGCTCGCTGCACGACACGCTCAACGACGTCGGCATCGTCTTCCCCGGCACCGACGCGTACGTGATCGCGGTGATGACGACCGATTTGCCCGACCTCGACGCGGGGCGCTCGTTCATCCGCGGCGTCTCGCGGATGGCCTACACCGCGCTCGAGCACTTCAGCGTCTGGCGTGCGAGCAGCGAGGACCTCGGCTTCCCGGCCGCCGACGCGACGACGGCGGCGACCCCGGCCGACCTGCGGATGTGGGCGCCCACGAACCCCTCCTCGGCCGCGCCGGCCGACAGCGTGGTACCGGCCGGCGTTCCGGCACCGGACGAACCCGAGCCCGACGCGAGCCCGGTCGCCTCGCCCGCGCCGCAGCCGACCTAG
- a CDS encoding alkene reductase, translated as MSLDASILFTPFTLGRLRLRNRVVMAPLTRNRATPGTDAPHALNAEYYRQRASAGLIIAEATQISPYGKGYAFTPGIYSPEQVAGWKLVTGAVHAAGGAIYLQLWHVGRFSHPALQPGGLLPVAPSAIAPENQRTFIETGEFVTVGTPRALELNELPGLVDDYADAARKAIEAGFDGVEIHAANGYLLDQFLKDGSNHRTDRYGGTVDNRMRLPLEIVEAVTASVGSDRTGIRISPVSPASGSFDSDPAAVYVPFVRELDRFDLAYVHVIEGHTQGPRDFHGFDFAALRATFDGPWMVNNGYTRELAVETLAAGKADLVAFGRAFVANPDLVERLRIDAPLNEVDWDHTFGGDAHGYTDYPTLAAQGAPAD; from the coding sequence ATGTCGCTCGATGCATCCATCCTCTTCACGCCGTTCACGCTCGGTCGCTTGCGGTTGCGCAACCGTGTAGTCATGGCGCCCCTCACGCGCAACCGCGCGACGCCCGGCACCGACGCGCCGCACGCGCTCAACGCCGAATACTATCGCCAGCGAGCGAGCGCGGGACTGATCATCGCCGAAGCGACGCAGATCTCGCCCTACGGCAAGGGCTACGCGTTCACCCCCGGCATCTACTCACCCGAACAAGTCGCCGGTTGGAAACTCGTCACGGGCGCCGTGCACGCAGCCGGTGGCGCGATCTACCTGCAGCTGTGGCACGTCGGTCGCTTCTCCCACCCCGCGCTGCAGCCGGGCGGTTTGCTCCCGGTCGCGCCGTCGGCGATCGCGCCGGAGAACCAGCGCACGTTCATCGAGACCGGCGAGTTCGTCACGGTCGGAACGCCGCGCGCGCTCGAGCTGAACGAGCTGCCCGGGCTGGTCGACGATTACGCCGACGCGGCGCGCAAGGCGATCGAGGCCGGTTTCGACGGCGTCGAAATCCACGCCGCGAACGGATACCTGCTCGATCAGTTCCTGAAAGACGGCAGCAATCACCGCACCGACCGCTACGGCGGGACGGTTGACAATCGGATGCGCCTGCCGCTCGAAATCGTGGAAGCCGTCACCGCCAGCGTCGGCAGCGACCGCACCGGAATCCGCATCTCACCCGTGTCGCCCGCGAGCGGCTCGTTCGACAGCGATCCGGCCGCCGTCTACGTCCCGTTCGTGCGCGAGCTCGATCGCTTCGACCTGGCCTACGTGCACGTCATCGAAGGCCACACGCAAGGACCGCGCGACTTTCACGGCTTCGATTTCGCGGCGCTGCGCGCCACGTTCGACGGTCCGTGGATGGTCAACAACGGATACACGCGCGAGCTCGCCGTCGAGACCCTCGCTGCCGGGAAGGCCGATCTGGTGGCCTTCGGGCGGGCGTTCGTCGCGAACCCCGACCTGGTCGAGCGGCTGCGCATCGACGCGCCGCTCAACGAAGTCGACTGGGACCACACCTTCGGCGGCGATGCACACGGATACACCGACTACCCGACGCTGGCCGCACAAGGCGCACCCGCCGACTAG